The following are encoded together in the Adhaeribacter arboris genome:
- a CDS encoding ATP-binding protein, whose product MEEQTVQTRSVREKDPRISLPLETLRNISLFEGLSNEQLSCDIIGEIKEYRRGEIMWQEGDPARQFVVVLEGTIQIYRIVRGQRLLINKFTPGMTGGEVPLLAGTPHPGNAVALTDVKLFVIYQDEFWEMMGNCSIVRNRILTNMAERTKEINTLTNQREKLISLGTMSAGLAHELNNPASAAKRAAENLITTLEAFDTHSSHMLKDVVFKEKNLPGDPFMPLYEKMQLDGVKLNTLEKNDREEELLDWLEDQGVENAWDVASVFVSVGYTRAMLAEFSELLLPEHVINFLNWMPKDIEMRLLAQELKQSTERISALLQAIKAYTYMDQEAQYQNIDLHEGLTNTLIILNHKLKVKEIEVVKDFGTNIPQIHAFGSELNQVWTNLLDNAIDAVPQKGTIKIRTFIDPVDENMVSIELQDNGVGIPPEIQQRIFEPFFTTKGVGKGTGIGLEISQRIIVNQHKGSIKVKSEPGNTVFKVCLPINLSLCQASIE is encoded by the coding sequence ACAAACCCGGTCGGTCAGGGAGAAAGATCCCCGGATATCGCTGCCTTTAGAAACCCTCCGCAATATTTCACTTTTTGAGGGCTTGAGCAACGAGCAGCTAAGCTGCGATATTATAGGCGAAATAAAGGAATACCGCCGCGGTGAAATTATGTGGCAGGAGGGAGATCCGGCGCGTCAGTTTGTAGTAGTGCTGGAAGGTACCATCCAAATTTACCGGATTGTCCGCGGGCAGCGCTTGCTCATTAATAAATTTACGCCGGGCATGACGGGCGGCGAAGTACCTTTATTGGCCGGTACGCCGCATCCGGGTAATGCCGTGGCGCTAACCGACGTGAAGCTATTCGTTATTTACCAAGACGAGTTCTGGGAAATGATGGGGAATTGTTCTATTGTGCGAAATCGAATTTTAACGAACATGGCCGAGCGCACCAAAGAAATTAACACCCTCACCAATCAGCGCGAAAAATTAATTTCTTTGGGTACTATGTCGGCGGGCTTGGCCCACGAATTAAACAATCCCGCCTCAGCAGCGAAAAGGGCCGCGGAAAATTTAATTACCACCCTAGAGGCATTCGATACGCATTCGTCGCACATGCTGAAAGACGTAGTTTTTAAAGAAAAAAATTTACCCGGCGATCCGTTTATGCCTCTCTACGAGAAAATGCAACTGGACGGCGTAAAATTAAATACCCTGGAAAAAAACGATCGCGAAGAGGAATTGCTGGACTGGCTCGAAGACCAAGGAGTAGAAAATGCCTGGGACGTTGCCTCCGTTTTTGTGTCGGTGGGTTATACCCGCGCTATGCTAGCCGAATTTTCGGAACTTCTGTTGCCCGAGCACGTGATTAATTTCCTGAACTGGATGCCGAAAGATATTGAAATGCGCCTTTTAGCCCAGGAATTAAAGCAAAGTACCGAACGCATCAGCGCGCTCCTCCAGGCCATAAAAGCGTACACGTACATGGACCAGGAAGCACAATACCAAAACATTGACTTGCACGAAGGACTTACCAATACGCTCATTATCCTCAACCATAAATTAAAAGTAAAAGAGATTGAGGTAGTGAAAGATTTCGGTACCAATATCCCGCAAATTCATGCTTTCGGCAGCGAGTTAAACCAGGTTTGGACGAATTTACTCGATAATGCCATTGATGCCGTACCGCAAAAAGGTACCATTAAGATTCGCACTTTTATAGACCCGGTAGACGAAAACATGGTTTCTATTGAGCTTCAAGATAACGGGGTAGGTATTCCGCCGGAAATCCAGCAACGGATTTTCGAACCGTTTTTTACTACCAAAGGAGTGGGCAAGGGCACGGGTATTGGTTTAGAAATTTCGCAGCGGATTATCGTAAACCAGCATAAAGGTTCTATAAAAGTAAAATCAGAACCGGGAAATACAGTGTTCAAAGTTTGCTTGCCCATTAATTTATCGCTTTGCCAGGCAAGTATTGAGTAA